Below is a window of Persephonella sp. DNA.
TTTCTTAATAAACTCTTTCGTTCCATCAAGTGGATCAACCATCCAGAAGTATTTCCACTTTTTTCTCTCCTGGTAGGATATGTTCTTCCCTTCTTCACTAATAATCGGAAATGTGGAAATCTTTCTAAGACCATTCTCTATTCTATTGTGTGCTCTCTTATCAGCTTCTGTGAGAGGAGATTTATCATCTTTGTACTCAATATGAAATGTTGTGTTGTAAACATCTAATATTTCTTTACCAGCATCTTTGGAGATTTGAATGATATTTTTTAATAAATTTTCCATCTTTATCCTTCACCAAAAATATCTCTTGTATATACTTTGTATTTAATACTGTCTAATTCGGAATTATATCTATTTGCTATTATCAGGTCTGATTTTTCTTTGAACTGTTCAAGATTTTTTATAACCTCAAACTCCATAAATTTATCTTCTTGTATAAGAGGCTCGTATATTATCACTTCTATATCTTTTGCCCTCAGGTATTCTATTATATCAATCACAGCAGCTTCTCTGAAGTTATCTGAATCTGACTTCATTGTGAGCCTGTAAACGCCTACGATTTTCGGGTTTTTTTTCAGTATCTGTTCTGCTATGTAGTATTTTCTT
It encodes the following:
- a CDS encoding UDP binding domain-containing protein, with the translated sequence VAFFNELDTFAESHDLNSEEIIRGVCLDPRIGMHYNNPSFGYGGYCLPKDTKQLLANYMEKNIPHYLIKATVESNIARKYYIAEQILKKNPKIVGVYRLTMKSDSDNFREAAVIDIIEYLRAKDIEVIIYEPLIQEDKFMEFEVIKNLEQFKEKSDLIIANRYNSELDSIKYKVYTRDIFGEG